Within Bacillus sp. E(2018), the genomic segment GCTTTCATGTAAAGGAAAGAAGTATCATTGATTAACGACATGATCGTTTCTCCAAGTCCACCGGTTCCCGGTGCTTCGTGAACAATAACTGCACGACCCGTTTTTTGCACACTCTCTGCGATCATTTCTTTATCTAACGGATATAGGGTACGGAGGTCGATCACGTCACACTTAATCCCTTTTTCTTCTGCTGATTTTGCAGCTTTCATAACAACTTCAATCATCGCCCCATAAGCAAAAATCGTTACATCGTTACCTTCTTGAAGGCGAGCTGCCTTTCCAAGTGGAACATTGTACTTTCCTTCAGGCACATCCATCTTCGTACTTCTATAACAGCGCATCGGCTCTAAAAAAAGAACCGGATCAGGATCTTCGATTGCTGAAACAAGCATCCCTTTTGCATCATACGGATTAGAAGGCACTACAACCTTCATTCCAGGCATCCCTGTAAATAATGCTTCAACAGAATCAGAGTGTATTTCAGGTGCACGCACGCCTGCTCCAAACGGGGCACGAATGACCATCGGTACTGTAAAATGTCCAAGTGTTCTCGCACGAATTCGAGACGCATGAGTCATAATCTGATTAAACGCGGGATAGATGAATCCAAGAAACTGCATCTCGGCGATCGGTTTAAAACCGTTCATCGCAAGTCCGATAGACGTACCGATAATACCTGATTCAGCAAGCGGTGTATCAATCACTCGGTTCTCTCCAAATTCAGCAACAAGACCATCTGTTGCTCGGAACACTCCGCCGTTCTGTCCGACATCTTCACCAAGCACGATCACGTTCTCCTGCTCTTTCATCATTACTCTCATACCGTCTGTTACAGCTTGAACCATCGTTAATTTTTTCGTATCAACTGCCGTTGTCATTAGCGATCACCTCTTGAATGAGCGTATGCTTCTTTTTGGCTTTCGATCGGCCAAGGATTCTCTGCAAACACATGATCAAACACGTCATTATAATGCGGTGCTTGTATTTCTTCCATCTCTTTCACTGCTGCTTCGATCTCAAGCGTTAGTGATTCTTGAAGGTCAGCTGCCCATTTCTCATCCCACATGTTTTCGTTCTTCATAAATCGCTCAAGTCTAAGAATCGGATCTGTCGTTTCGCGGCGATTTACAGACTCTTCTTGGTTTCGATATTTGGAAGGATCATCTGCTGTTGTATGAGCTCCATAACGCCACGTTACAGCTTCAATCAACGTTGGTCCTTCTCCTTTTCTTGCGCGCTCGACTGCTGTACGTGTGTGGAAATAGACGGCGAATACATCATTTCCATCTAATCGAACGCCTTCCATCTCATACGCTACTGCTTTTTGAGCGATCGTTTTACTTTTCATCTGTTTTTCAATCGGTACAGAAATGGCGAATCCGTTATTTTGATTAAAGAAAACTACAGGAGCATTGAATACGCTCGCAAAGTTTAAGCCTTCGTGAAAATCACCTTCTGATGTAGCTCCATCTCCAAAGTAAACGATAGAAGCACGATCTGTACCTTTTAACTTTTCAGCCCAAGCTGCACCTGTTGCATGAAGAAGCTGTGATGCGATCGGAACTGCTGGAGGGAAAATATTCTTTCCTTCCGGAGGGATACATCCTTCTTGGCGGCCTTTCCAGTAAAGAAAAAGCGTTTTTAGAGAATGACCAAATGTCATCGTTGCCGCGTGATCTCGATAAGTCGGGAACATCCAATCGCCTTCACCCATTGCCATTGCGCTTCCGATCTGGGATGCTTCTTGCCCTTCAAAAGGAACGTACGTACCGATTCGTCCTTGACGCTGCAGGTTTACCCCTTTACGATCAAAAAGTCTGGAACGAAGCATCTTTGTGTAAAGCTCTTTCGTTAGTTCCTCTGTGATCTCACCGCGGTATGTTTCATCA encodes:
- the pdhA gene encoding pyruvate dehydrogenase (acetyl-transferring) E1 component subunit alpha — protein: MEKLFPKMQIINENGEWNDETYRGEITEELTKELYTKMLRSRLFDRKGVNLQRQGRIGTYVPFEGQEASQIGSAMAMGEGDWMFPTYRDHAATMTFGHSLKTLFLYWKGRQEGCIPPEGKNIFPPAVPIASQLLHATGAAWAEKLKGTDRASIVYFGDGATSEGDFHEGLNFASVFNAPVVFFNQNNGFAISVPIEKQMKSKTIAQKAVAYEMEGVRLDGNDVFAVYFHTRTAVERARKGEGPTLIEAVTWRYGAHTTADDPSKYRNQEESVNRRETTDPILRLERFMKNENMWDEKWAADLQESLTLEIEAAVKEMEEIQAPHYNDVFDHVFAENPWPIESQKEAYAHSRGDR
- a CDS encoding alpha-ketoacid dehydrogenase subunit beta; amino-acid sequence: MTTAVDTKKLTMVQAVTDGMRVMMKEQENVIVLGEDVGQNGGVFRATDGLVAEFGENRVIDTPLAESGIIGTSIGLAMNGFKPIAEMQFLGFIYPAFNQIMTHASRIRARTLGHFTVPMVIRAPFGAGVRAPEIHSDSVEALFTGMPGMKVVVPSNPYDAKGMLVSAIEDPDPVLFLEPMRCYRSTKMDVPEGKYNVPLGKAARLQEGNDVTIFAYGAMIEVVMKAAKSAEEKGIKCDVIDLRTLYPLDKEMIAESVQKTGRAVIVHEAPGTGGLGETIMSLINDTSFLYMKAPIERVTGFDTPVPMFALEDHYLPSADRVVQAIEKVTQF